One Aspergillus oryzae RIB40 DNA, chromosome 2 genomic window carries:
- a CDS encoding 60S ribosomal protein eL8 (60S ribosomal protein L7A) has product MPPRRLLLPPKSGKKAAPLPYPQGKAGSKKAPKNPLIEKRSRNFGIGQDIQPKRNLGRFVKWPEYVRLQRQKKILNLRLKVPPAIAQFQSTLDRNSAAQTFKLLNKYRPETKAEKKERLHAEATAVAEGKKKEDVSKKPYHVKYGLNHVVGLVENKKASLVLIAHDVDPIELVVFLPALCRKMGVPYAIVKGKARLGTVVHKKTAAVLALTEVRSEDQSEFSKLLSTIKEGYTDKYEESRRHWGGGIMGAKAVARQEKKRKAVESAVKI; this is encoded by the exons ATGCCCCCCCGTCGACTTCTCCTG CCTCCCAAGTCCGGAAAGAAGGCCGCCCCTCTGCCCTACCCCCAGGGCAAGGCTGGTTCTAAGAAGGCCCCCAAG AACCCTCTCATCGAGAAGCGCTCCCGCAACTTCGGCATTGGCCAGGACATCCAGCCCAAGCGCAACCTCGGCCGCTTCGTTAAGTGGCCCGAGTATGTCCGTCTTCAGcgccagaagaagatcttgaaCCTCCGTCTCAAGGTCCCCCCTGCCATTGCCCAGTTCCAGAGCACCCTGGACCGCAACTCCGCTGCCCAGaccttcaagctcctcaacaAGTACCGCCCTGAGAccaaggccgagaagaaggagcgtCTCCACGCTGAGGCTACCGCCGTTgccgagggcaagaagaaggaggatgtctccaagaagccctACCACGTCAAGTACGGTCTTAACCACGTTGTTGGCCTCgttgagaacaagaaggctTCCCTTGTCCTCATCGCCCACGACGTTGACCCCATTGAGCTGGTTGTCTTCCTTCCCGCTCTCTGCCGCAAGATGGGTGTCCCTTACGCCATTGTCAAGGGCAAGGCTCGTCTCGGTACTGTTGTCCACAAGAAG ACCGCTGCTGTCCTCGCTCTGACTGAGGTCCGCTCTGAGGACCAGAGTGAGTTCTCCAAGctcctctccaccatcaaggaGGGCTACACCGACAAGTACGAGGAGTCCCGCCGTCACTGGGGTGGTGGTATCATGGGCGCCAAGGCCGTCGCCCgccaggagaagaagcgcaaggcCGTTGAGTCCGCTGTCAAGATCTAA
- a CDS encoding UbiX family flavin prenyltransferase (3-polyprenyl-4-hydroxybenzoate decarboxylase) yields the protein MGWIGSAIIVLVGSLLYLTNRFPNLRISPFSHKWDTKASASAATEPSPQSTRLQTQPNPPTRPMRIIVAMTGATGAILGIRLLERLREMNVETHLVISRWAVETIKYETKYTANDVRALATRCYPVNDAAAAISSGSFQADGMIIVPCSMRTLSAVRTGFADDLICRAADVTLKERRKLVLVVRETPLSGIHLENMLDLTRYGAVIFPPMPAFYTMPESVDDIVTQSVGRMLDMFGLDAGNFERWDGF from the coding sequence ATGGGCTGGATTGGCAGTGCCATCATCGTCCTAGTAGGGAGCCTTCTCTACTTAACAAATCGTTTCCCCAATCTACGCATATCGCCTTTCTCCCACAAATGGGACACAAAAGCATCAGCCTCGGCAGCCACAGAACCAAGCCCACAATCCACACGTCttcaaacccaaccaaacccCCCAACCCGGCCAATGCGAATCATCGTCGCAATGACAGGAGCAACGGGGGCAATCCTGGGCATCCGCCTCCTAGAACGCCTACGAGAAATGAACGTCGAAACGCACCTAGTCATCAGCCGCTGGGCGGTCGAGACAATCAAATACGAAACCAAGTATACAGCGAACGACGTGCGTGCACTTGCTACCCGATGCTACCCGGTGAATGATGCTGCCGCAGCTATATCCAGCGGCTCGTTTCAGGCGGACGGGATGATCATCGTGCCGTGCAGTATGAGGACGCTGAGCGCCGTGCGCACGGGATTCGCCGATGACTTGATCTGCAGAGCGGCCGATGTAACGTtgaaggaaaggagaaagctTGTATTGGTCGTGAGGGAGACGCCGCTTAGTGGTATTCATTTGGAAAATATGTTGGACCTTACCCGTTATGGAGCGGTGATCTTTCCGCCTATGCCTGCGTTCTATACGATGCCTGAGAGCGTGGATGATATTGTTACGCAGAGTGTGGGGAGGATGTTGGATatgtttggtttggatgcTGGGAATTTTGAAAGGTGGGATGGGTTTTGA
- a CDS encoding UbiD family decarboxylase (3-polyprenyl-4-hydroxybenzoate decarboxylase and related decarboxylases) yields MDHTAAAKDFRRFIQELEDEGELLTITKEVDPHLELAAIVRKVCETGERAPLFTNPKGRKDDGLFRVIGASIGYSKRPGMQLCRLAKSLGLPSSATGHEIVQKINEAKTKPPIPCRKLESGPVKDHIIHGDDIDLTQLPVPLLHEHDGGKFIETMGMHVVQSPDGKWTNWSISRGMVHGKRELVGLVIPKQDIGTIFNLWKEKGEDMPWAVCFGVPPAAIMVGGMPIPKWTNEPEFIGALTDAPVDIVKCETNDLWVPANAEIVLEGVVSISETAPEGPMVEYNGLVFPGHKTQCPIFKVNTITYRHDPILPICVAGRAPDENSTIWCTMQAAEVLNICQKAGLPINMVWCPFESHCLWFVLQVNHSKLVDMGTNMEEFCRKLGHVVFGSKPGWFIPKIFLVNDYIDPTNLPDVIWAEATRCEPGRHEFIFNEYSNIPLIPYVTHGLPSKTGMNGKVVKCCMLPNEFTEKTLPWKEGSFQGAYPEDVKKKVLDNWTAYGFQPL; encoded by the coding sequence ATGGACCACACGGCTGCCGCGAAAGACTTCCGCCGTTTCATTCaggagctggaagatgaaggagagcTCCTGACAATCACCAAAGAAGTCGACCCCCACCTGGAGCTCGCAGCCATCGTGCGAAAAGTGTGTGAAACTGGCGAGCGAGCCCCATTGTTCACAAACCCGAAAGGCCGTAAGGATGACGGGTTGTTTCGCGTCATCGGAGCATCCATTGGGTACAGCAAGCGTCCTGGAATGCAGCTTTGTCGGTTGGCTAAGTCGCTTGGGCTTCCATCATCTGCTACTGGCCACGAGATCGTCCAGAAGATCAATGAGGCCAAGACGAAGCCTCCAATCCCATGTCGGAAACTCGAGTCAGGCCCCGTCAAAGACCATATTATCCACGGTGACGATATAGATCTGACACAGTTGCCTGTCCCTCTTTTGCATGAGCATGACGGAGGCAAATTCATCGAAACAATGGGCATGCATGTCGTACAGAGCCCTGATGGGAAATGGACTAATTGGTCCATCAGTAGGGGCATGGTTCACGGCAAGCGTGAGCTAGTTGGACTGGTGATCCCGAAACAGGATATTGGGACAATATTCAATCTCTGGAAGGAGAAAGGTGAAGACATGCCATGGGCTGTATGTTTCGGAGTGCCGCCTGCAGCCATCATGGTCGGCGGCATGCCCATTCCCAAGTGGACCAACGAGCCGGAATTTATCGGTGCCTTGACCGACGCCCCAGTTGACATTGTCAAGTGCGAAACAAACGATCTCTGGGTTCCTGCCAATGCAGAGATTGTCCTTGAAGGTGTGGTTTCAATTAGTGAAACTGCTCCTGAAGGCCCCATGGTGGAATATAATGGCTTGGTTTTCCCCGGACACAAAACCCAGTGTCCTATCTTCAAGGTCAACACCATTACTTACCGCCACGATCCTATTCTTCCAATCTGCGTCGCGGGTCGAGCTCCAGACGAGAACTCCACTATCTGGTGCACAATGCAAGCTGCGGAGGTCCTCAATATTTGCCAGAAGGCCGGCCTGCCCATCAATATGGTTTGGTGTCCGTTTGAATCACATTGCTTGtggtttgttcttcaggTGAATCACTCGAAACTTGTGGATATGGGCACCAATATGGAGGAATTCTGCCGCAAATTAGGGCATGTCGTATTCGGTTCCAAGCCAGGATGGTTTATACCGAAGATCTTCTTGGTAAATGACTACATTGATCCAACCAATCTCCCAGATGTCATCTGGGCTGAAGCAACACGCTGTGAGCCTGGCAGGCATGAGTTTATTTTCAACGAATATTCTAACATCCCACTCATACCCTATGTCACGCACGGCTTGCCGTCCAAGACCGGAATGAATGGGAAAGTTGTCAAATGCTGCATGTTGCCCAATGAATTTACAGAAAAAACGCtgccatggaaagaaggatcTTTTCAGGGTGCCTACCCGGAGGATGTTAAGAAAAAGGTGCTTGATAACTGGACAGCGTATGGATTCCAGCCTCTCTAG
- a CDS encoding putative AP-3 adaptor complex subunit sigma (clathrin adaptor complex, small subunit) yields MINAVLVFNNNGQPRLSKFYTQIDTQTKQSLIQQIYDLVAQRPPSACNFLPLPPLLSRGASSGAEGPSDAPTQVTYRTYATLSFIMISTSTESPLALIDLIQVFVEALDRIFENVCELDLIFGHETMHAVLSEMIVGGVVVETNIDKIVSGVRSQEGSLGKKKAIQAASSSVGRGGFPGIGAWR; encoded by the exons ATGATCAACGCGGTACTCGTCTTCAATAATAATGGGCAGCCGCGACTGAGCAAGTTCTACACCCAGATC GATACGCAAACAAAGCAATCGCTTATACAACAGATCTATGATCTGGTCGCTCAGCGCCCACCAAGCGCTTGCAACTTCCTGCCTCTGCCTCCGTTGCTTTCTCGGGGTGCTAGCTCCGGCGCAGAGGGCCCATCCGATGCCCCGACACAAGTGACCTACCGGACATATGccactctttctttcattatgATCTCAACATCTACCGAGTCCCCACTCGCACTTATTGATCTGATTCAAGTCTTTGTCGAGGCACTGGACCGTATATTCGAGAATGTATGCGAGCTGGATCTCATTTTCGGTCATGAAACGATGCATGCGGTGCTGAGTGAGATGATTGTCGGTGGTGTTGTCGTCGAAACGAATATCGATAAGATTGTTTCTGGTGTGCGGAGTCAAGAGGGCTCTctagggaagaagaaggctatcCAAGCGGCAAGTTCTAGCGTAGGGCGCGGTGGATTCCCTGGTATAGGTGCTTGGCGGTGA